The segment TTCCTAATTTCACGAAGCAAAATACTATCATTTTCCACCTATAAGTATCCAACCTTTCCAATTCCATTCTCATCAATctcttcaaattaaaaaatggcATTATTCAAATCTTCTAATGTTCTAATTTGTTTCATCATTTTGGCATTTGTTTTACCTTATTATTGTGATGCCCAAAATTCCCAAACAGACTATCTCAACACTCACAACTCAGCACGATCTCAAGTTGGTGTTGGTGCAATCACATGGAACACAACTCTTGAAAATTATGCACAAAATTATGCTAATCAAAGAATTAGTGATTGCAATCTTGTCCACTCTAATGGTCCTTACGGCGAAAATATTGCTAAGGGAAGTGGCTCTTTCATGACTGGCACTGCTGCTGTTAACTTGTGGGTTGGAGAAAAACCTTACTATGACTATAATAGTAATAGTTGCACTGGTGGAAAAGAATGTCGACATTATACTCAAGTAGTCTGGAAAAACTCCATTCAACTTGGTTGTGCTAGAGTTCAGTGTACCAATGGCTGGTGGTTTGTTACATGTAACTATAATCCCCCAGGCAATTACATTGGTCAACGCCCATACTAATTATTTTGACTAACATCAAGTTTTATAATCAAATAAGAAAACTAGAAGTATATGAATAATAAGCTACGTACGTGCGTACTTTATAGAGGTATGCATGATCTCTATATTTATGTTTCGTTGCACCAATAATTTACACGAATTattttcttgtacttgttgtttaAGATTGTTGTATGTATGACATATTTGGTCATTCCGTTAAAATTAAAGATGACCTGTTACATcaatatataacttttttttgagtttaatttatacaaagaaaattttatattttcaagttattatattttgttatagtATAGTTATATAATTCTGCGATTGTAAAATGCacatcttaaaaaaaaaacttatatgtGAATTTACAACCGATAATGTAAACTAATAAAACTAGTTTGCAtcccacccaaaaaaaataaaaaatgtaaataatatttCCTTCATTAGAAGCCAACAAAAACATTCTCGAAATCACTTATAATGATGAAAAGAGAAAAGTGTGTATTACACGAAATTAGGAAAAGTTGTACttataattaaaagtaaaacCATCACTTTGCTTCATAAGATAAAGATACTTTAATCCATGGAACTTCATAAACTTTTTGATTTAATACAAAGAACAAATGTAAGAGGACgtaaagttaaaaagaaaagaatcttTTCACGTAATTGAAAGAGACGTAAAATTTAGCCCATACGTGACTAATATTTTGGTAGAGAGCACTCTATGGGCATATTATTTTGAAACCTTTTATTATCCATACAATAATCATATGTCAAATGATACTTTCTAACCCATTTAAACAATCTTCTTTGTGTCCATGTCAAAGTACTAGATTGCCCCTTATTCCACCAATGATTTTCATTTTCTACTCTGCAAAATCTTGCATTCCCTTTCCAAACACAAGCATCAATTTTATA is part of the Solanum lycopersicum chromosome 1, SLM_r2.1 genome and harbors:
- the LOC101257608 gene encoding pathogenesis-related leaf protein 6; this translates as MALFKSSNVLICFIILAFVLPYYCDAQNSQTDYLNTHNSARSQVGVGAITWNTTLENYAQNYANQRISDCNLVHSNGPYGENIAKGSGSFMTGTAAVNLWVGEKPYYDYNSNSCTGGKECRHYTQVVWKNSIQLGCARVQCTNGWWFVTCNYNPPGNYIGQRPY